From Falco biarmicus isolate bFalBia1 chromosome 18, bFalBia1.pri, whole genome shotgun sequence, one genomic window encodes:
- the LOC130160540 gene encoding disintegrin and metalloproteinase domain-containing protein 32-like → MRKDMVSYILRIEGRPYTIHLQQHVFLPGDFRIYTYNEKGSLRSDSTHVKGGCHYQGYIDGFPTSAVTLSTCSGLRGLLQFENISYGIEPLGYSPAFEHFVYRVSGEKMAGSLLSSSHPKTGPGGLTAEEMLNKARGDNEPLSAAALLPKYFKVYVVLDKALYNYMGSDTNTATQKIIQVFNLVNNMFNPLNVTVVLSSLELWTEENKISTAGEADDLLQRFSRWQQLYLTLQLYDVAYLLVYRDRAAFVGMTALGKACQRDAAGAVAVYQAAVTLESFSILLAQLLGHSLGIGYDDPRECHCPGHVCLMSPEALHFSGAKAFSNCSIRDFETFLKHDGGACLFSGPHLTGLSYRRAAVCGNGVVEPGEQCDCGAAKACLKDKCCTKTCRFKPGVQCTSGLCCHECQFKQKNSQCRPAADAQCDLAEFCNGSSASCPPNLYVQDGHDCEHGTGYCYKGRCQSPDLQCQQLYGRGSKNAPIACYEELNSQRDRFGHCGFQPRQGYKPCAWRDLRCGKLICTYPYSMPFPSDDAAVLYVQVREHLCVSLDYLKVSARLDPLLVPPGTKCGSGKVCINNTCHPLSVLGYGCDSAVQCHGHGVCNNRGHCHCHAGWKPPDCLEKGSRFGGSVHSRLQVVDRGLSPQWLLENPLVLGICLLLLVLATAICLGLHWQGQQPPGTEGPAVEEGSNGQDPDTEPDPDMDTDTEPDPDTDTDPDLDTEPDPDPDTEPDPDTEPDPDTEPDPDTEPDPDPDPGLHRGC, encoded by the exons ATGCGCAAGGACATGGTGTCCTACATCCTCAGGATAGAGGGCAGACCATACACCattcacctgcagcagca tgtctttttaCCTGGTGATTTCAGGATTTACACATACAATGAGAAGGGATCTTTGCGCTCTGATTCAACCCATGTCAAG GGAGGCTGCCACTACCAGGGGTACATTGATGGCTTCCCCACCTCAGCAGTGACCCTCAGCACCTGCTCAGGGCTCAG GGGCTTGCTGCAGTTTGAGAACATCAGCTACGGGATCGAGCCCCTGGGTTATTCTCCTGCGTTCGAGCACTTTGTGTATCGCGTGAGTGGCGAGAAGATGGCAGGGTCCCTCCTTTCCAGCAGCCACCCCAAGACAGGGCCAGGTGGGCTGACCGCAGAGGAGATGTTGAACAAAGCACGTGGAGACAATGAA ccaCTGTCAGCTGCAGCACTCCTTCCCAAATACTTCAAAGTGTACGTAGTTCTGGACAAGGCTTTG TACAACTACATGGGTTCAGACACGAATACTGCAACACAGAAGATAATCCAGGTCTTCAATTTAGTCAACAAT ATGTTTAATCCTCTTAATGTTACTGTTGTGCTGTCCTCCCTGGAGCTGTGGACAGAGGAGAATAAAATATCGACAGCAGGGGAAGCAGATGACCTTCTACAACGATTTTCACGGTGGCAACAGTTGTATCTCACTCTGCAGTTGTATGATGTAGCTTATCTACTAGT GTACAGGGACCGAGCAGCATTTGTGGGCATGACGGCTCTGGGAAAGGCGTGtcagagagatgctgctggcGCAGTGGCCGTG TACCAAGCGGCTGTGACACTGGAGtccttctccatcctcctggcacagctgctgggacACAGCCTGGGCATCGGCTACGACGACCCCCGAGAGTGCCACTGCCCTGGGCACGTCTGCCTCATGAGCCCAGAGGCGCT aCACTTCAGTGGGGCAAAAGCCTTTAGCAACTGCAGCATCAGAGACTTTGAAACCTTCCTGAAGCACGATGGAGGTGCGTGCCTTTTCAGTGGACCTCACTTGACTGGACTGTCGTACCGGAGAGCGGCCGTCTGCGGCAACGGCGTTGTGGAGCCTGGCGAGCAGTGCGACTGCGGGGCAGCGAAG GCATGCTTGAAGGATAAATGCTGTACTAAAACATGTCGGTTTAAGCCGGGAGTGCAATGTACCTCTGGATTATGTTGTCATGAATGTCAG TTCAAGCAGAAGAACTCACAATGCCGCCCTGCCGCCGATGCGCAGTGTGACCTGGCCGAGTTCTGCAATGGGTCCTCTGCGTCCTGCCCCCCCAACCTGTACGTGCAGGATGGGCATGACTGTGAGCATGGCACCGGCTACTGCTACAAGGGACGCTGCCAGTCTCCGGAcctgcagtgccagcagctctACGGGAGAG GTTCAAAAAATGCTCCTATAGCTTGTTACGAGGAACTCAATAGTCAGCGGGACAGATTCGGACACTGTGGGTTCCAGCCCAGACAAGGCTATAAGCCCTGCGCTTGGAG GGATCTCAGATGTGGAAAGTTAATCTGCACGTACCCGTACAGCATGCCATTTCCATCAGATGATGCTGCTGTTCTTTACGTCCAAGTGCGTGAGCACTTATGTGTGTCTTTGGATTATCTGAAGGTATCAGCAAGGCTGGATCCTCTTCTGGTTCCGCCAGGTACAAAGTGTGGTTCTGGAAAg GTGTGTATAAACAACACTTGTCACCCGCTTTCAGTCCTGGGATATGGCTGTGACAGCGCAGTGCAGTGCCACGGCCACGGC GTGTGCAACAACAGGGGGCATTGCCACTGCCACGCCGGCTGGAAGCCCCCCGACTGCCTAGAGAAGGGGTCCCGCTTTGGGGGAAGCGTTCACAGCAGGCTCCAGGTGGTGGACCGTG gcctCTCCCCTCAGTGGCTGCTGGAGAACCCGCTGGTGCTGGGCATCTGCCTCCTCCTGCTTGTCCTCGCCACGGCCATCTGCCTGGGCCTCCACTGgcagggccagcagccccctggCACAGAGGG CCCTGCAGTCGAGGAGGGCAGCAACGGCCAAGACCCGGACACGGAGCCAGACCCGGACATGGACACGGACACGGAGCCAGACCCGGACACAGACACGGACCCAGACCTGGACACGGAGCCGGACCCGGACCCAGACACGGAGCCGGACCCGGACACGGAGCCAGACCCGGACACGGAGCCAGACCCGGACACAGAACCAGACCCAGATCCGGACCCAGGGCTGCACCGCGGGTGCTAA